The Channa argus isolate prfri chromosome 22, Channa argus male v1.0, whole genome shotgun sequence genome has a window encoding:
- the LOC137107998 gene encoding LIM domain kinase 1-like isoform X1 yields the protein MSRRDQRFRRGMKGRCCECGCILSRWYYERDGLFYCKKHYWGRYGEHCHGCSEAISTGLIMVAGDQKYHPECFTCKSCEMLIGDGDTYTLVERSKLYCGNCFSQGVESTAKSASPLTKSTHMVALVSLPPLSDGRRGLTVATNPSQDQTPVVTVSELDSAVLSPDLLSSVHIGDQVLEINGIPVRNIFPDEINRLIEDTSRPLQLTTEHNPHSPDGLLHPNNHQDSINCLDPSVRDKLASTRMLHSLEEEPSPGQKTEEHTKMRLSPPQHHRTQGMRSRPILRSCSIDKCPLSPGTHSLLSQKREMVRSESLRLDPGDRIHRIFRPSDLIHGEVLGKGCFGQAVKVTHQETGEVMVIKELISFDEETQKTFLKEVKVMRCLDHPNVLKFIGLFYKDKRINFVSEYIQGGSLRESIMKMSEDFSWNIRVSYAKDIAAGMAYLHSMNVIHRDLNSYNCLVRENQSVVVADFGLARLVVEERNQSRTSSMERPAKGTLTELRKPDRRKRYTVVGNPYWMAPEMIRGKTYNEMVDIFSFGIMICEIIGRVSADPDYLPRTNDFGLNVDGFLQKYHPRHCPLPFLPVAVLCCNMDAEKRPSFSKLEEWLENLLMHLNIGLPLLSELEHLCTAFWQKHIPQNQDKTLNPHTEFHCSQSPDDEHGSDDANNHTDTNRHCQNQEQSGAPDSYFDGHQQMHKNNDLRTENNNSGLSTACKNHSQDNSLSCSLTRTDLGNNGSETYEHDSLSGHKPSQPLQVNNSMLSQSKRPIGSSRVLWDRSTDDSSFL from the exons ATGTCACGACGGGACCAGAGGTTTCGAAGAGGAATGAAAGGACG gtgttGTGAATGTGGCTGCATCCTGTCTCGCTGGTACTACGAAAGAGATGGACTGTTCTACTGCAAGAAGCACTACTGGGGCCGTTACGGAGAGCACTGCCACGGCTGCAGTGAGGCCATCTCAACAGGACTGATTATG GTTGCCGGAGACCAAAAGTATCATCCAGAATGTTTCACTTGTAAAAGCTGTGAAATGCTCATCGGAGATGGAGACACCTACACACTTGTTGAGCGTTCCAAACTTTACTG TGGCAACTGTTTCAGTCAGGGTGTAGAATCAACTGCAAAGTCAGCTTCTCCCCTAACAAAGAGTACCCACATGGTGGCGCTGGTTTCTCTCCCTCCGCTCTCAGATGGTCGACGAGGCCTGACTGTGGCCACTAATCCCAGCCAAGACCAAACCCCAGTTGTCACAGTGTCAGA GTTAGACTCAGCTGTCCTCAGCCCTGACCTGCTGTCGTCTGTCCACATTGGTGACCAAGTTCTTGAGATTAATGGCATCCCAGTCCGTAACATTTTCCCAGATGAG ATAAACCGTCTGATAGAGGACACAAGCAGACCACTGCAGCTGACCACTGAACACAACCCACACTCCCCTGATGGACTCCTTCATCCAAACAATCACCAGGACAGCATCAATTGTCTTGACCCATCTGTCCGTGACAAACTTGCTTCAACCCGCATGCTTCACAGTCTGGAAGAAGAGCCGAGTCCAGGGCAAAAGACAGAAGAACATACAAAGATGAGACTCTCACCACCTCAGCACCACAGAACCCAAGGAATGCGATCCAGACCCATCCT acGCAGCTGCAGTATCGATAAGTGTCCTCTATCCCCTGGAACACATTCGCTTTTATCTCAAAAAAGAGAGATGGTTCGTTCAGAGTCCCTTCGTTTGGACCCTGGAGATAGGATACACCGCATCTTTAGACCTTCAGACCTCATTCATGGAGAAGTGCTTGGTAAAGGCTGCTTTGGACAGGCTGTCAAG GTGACACATCAGGAGACAGGGGAGGTGATGGTGATAAAGGAGTTGATAAGTTTTGACGAAGAGACACAGAAGACTTTCTTAAAGGAG GTGAAGGTGATGCGCTGTCTGGACCATCCTAATGTTCTCAAGTTCATTGGACTGTTTTATAAAGACAAACGGATAAACTTTGTCTCAGAATACATCCAGGGAGGATCTCTAAGAGAAAGCATCATGAAGATG AGCGAAGATTTTTCCTGGAATATAAGAGTGAGTTATGCCAAAGATATTGCAGCAGGAATG GCCTATCTACACTCCATGAATGTCATCCACCGAGATCTAAACTCATACAACTGCCTGGTCAGAGAG AATCAGTCTGTAGTGGTGGCAGACTTTGGACTAGCCAGGCTGGTGGTGGAGGAGAGGAATCAGAGCAGAACATCTTCTATGGAGCGGCCTGCAAAGGGGACACTGACAGAACTCCGTAAACCTGACCGGAGAAAACGGTACACTGTTGTGGGAAACCCCTACTGGATGGCACCTGAGATGATCCGAG GAAAAACCTACAATGAAATGGTGGACATCTTTTCCTTTGGAATTATGATATGTGAG ATTATAGGTAGAGTGAGTGCAGACCCTGACTATCTTCCCCGGACAAACGATTTTGGGCTAAATGTAGATGGTTTTCTGCAAAAGTACCACCCTCGACATTGTCCCTTGCCTTTCCTGCCAGTGGCTGTCCTCTGCTGTAACATGGATGCTGAAAAACG GCCTTCCTTTTCAAAGCTGGAGGAGTGGCTGGAGAACTTGCTGATGCACCTGAACATCGGTCTGCCTCTACTTTCGGAATTAGAGCATCTCTGCACAGCCTTCTGGCAAAAACACATCCCCCAAAACCAGGACAAGACCCTTAATCCTCATACAGAGTTCCACTGTTCACAGAGCCCTGATGACGAGCATGGTTCAGATGATGCAAATAATCACACAGATACTAATCGCCATTGTCAGAACCAAGAACAAAGTGGTGCACCGGACAGCTATTTTGATGGACAccaacaaatgcataaaaacaatgaCTTGAGGACAGAGAACAATAACTCTGGTTTGAGCACAGCATGCAAAAACCATTCACAAGACAACAGCCTGAGCTGCAGCTTGACAAGAACAGATCTGGGCAATAATGGGTCTGAAACTTATGAACATGATAGCCTCTCAGGCCACAAGCCTTCACAACCCCTGCAGGTAAACAACTCTATGCTAAGCCAGTCAAAACGGCCCATAGGGAGCAGTAGAGTGCTGTGGGACAGATCTACAGATGACAGCTCTTTTCTTTGA
- the LOC137107998 gene encoding LIM domain kinase 1-like isoform X2: MSRRDQRFRRGMKGRCCECGCILSRWYYERDGLFYCKKHYWGRYGEHCHGCSEAISTGLIMVAGDQKYHPECFTCKSCEMLIGDGDTYTLVERSKLYCGNCFSQGVESTAKSASPLTKSTHMVALVSLPPLSDGRRGLTVATNPSQDQTPVVTVSELDSAVLSPDLLSSVHIGDQVLEINGIPVRNIFPDEINRLIEDTSRPLQLTTEHNPHSPDGLLHPNNHQDSINCLDPSVRDKLASTRMLHSLEEEPSPGQKTEEHTKMRLSPPQHHRTQGMRSRPILRSCSIDKCPLSPGTHSLLSQKREMVRSESLRLDPGDRIHRIFRPSDLIHGEVLGKGCFGQAVKVTHQETGEVMVIKELISFDEETQKTFLKEVKVMRCLDHPNVLKFIGLFYKDKRINFVSEYIQGGSLRESIMKMSEDFSWNIRAYLHSMNVIHRDLNSYNCLVRENQSVVVADFGLARLVVEERNQSRTSSMERPAKGTLTELRKPDRRKRYTVVGNPYWMAPEMIRGKTYNEMVDIFSFGIMICEIIGRVSADPDYLPRTNDFGLNVDGFLQKYHPRHCPLPFLPVAVLCCNMDAEKRPSFSKLEEWLENLLMHLNIGLPLLSELEHLCTAFWQKHIPQNQDKTLNPHTEFHCSQSPDDEHGSDDANNHTDTNRHCQNQEQSGAPDSYFDGHQQMHKNNDLRTENNNSGLSTACKNHSQDNSLSCSLTRTDLGNNGSETYEHDSLSGHKPSQPLQVNNSMLSQSKRPIGSSRVLWDRSTDDSSFL; the protein is encoded by the exons ATGTCACGACGGGACCAGAGGTTTCGAAGAGGAATGAAAGGACG gtgttGTGAATGTGGCTGCATCCTGTCTCGCTGGTACTACGAAAGAGATGGACTGTTCTACTGCAAGAAGCACTACTGGGGCCGTTACGGAGAGCACTGCCACGGCTGCAGTGAGGCCATCTCAACAGGACTGATTATG GTTGCCGGAGACCAAAAGTATCATCCAGAATGTTTCACTTGTAAAAGCTGTGAAATGCTCATCGGAGATGGAGACACCTACACACTTGTTGAGCGTTCCAAACTTTACTG TGGCAACTGTTTCAGTCAGGGTGTAGAATCAACTGCAAAGTCAGCTTCTCCCCTAACAAAGAGTACCCACATGGTGGCGCTGGTTTCTCTCCCTCCGCTCTCAGATGGTCGACGAGGCCTGACTGTGGCCACTAATCCCAGCCAAGACCAAACCCCAGTTGTCACAGTGTCAGA GTTAGACTCAGCTGTCCTCAGCCCTGACCTGCTGTCGTCTGTCCACATTGGTGACCAAGTTCTTGAGATTAATGGCATCCCAGTCCGTAACATTTTCCCAGATGAG ATAAACCGTCTGATAGAGGACACAAGCAGACCACTGCAGCTGACCACTGAACACAACCCACACTCCCCTGATGGACTCCTTCATCCAAACAATCACCAGGACAGCATCAATTGTCTTGACCCATCTGTCCGTGACAAACTTGCTTCAACCCGCATGCTTCACAGTCTGGAAGAAGAGCCGAGTCCAGGGCAAAAGACAGAAGAACATACAAAGATGAGACTCTCACCACCTCAGCACCACAGAACCCAAGGAATGCGATCCAGACCCATCCT acGCAGCTGCAGTATCGATAAGTGTCCTCTATCCCCTGGAACACATTCGCTTTTATCTCAAAAAAGAGAGATGGTTCGTTCAGAGTCCCTTCGTTTGGACCCTGGAGATAGGATACACCGCATCTTTAGACCTTCAGACCTCATTCATGGAGAAGTGCTTGGTAAAGGCTGCTTTGGACAGGCTGTCAAG GTGACACATCAGGAGACAGGGGAGGTGATGGTGATAAAGGAGTTGATAAGTTTTGACGAAGAGACACAGAAGACTTTCTTAAAGGAG GTGAAGGTGATGCGCTGTCTGGACCATCCTAATGTTCTCAAGTTCATTGGACTGTTTTATAAAGACAAACGGATAAACTTTGTCTCAGAATACATCCAGGGAGGATCTCTAAGAGAAAGCATCATGAAGATG AGCGAAGATTTTTCCTGGAATATAAGA GCCTATCTACACTCCATGAATGTCATCCACCGAGATCTAAACTCATACAACTGCCTGGTCAGAGAG AATCAGTCTGTAGTGGTGGCAGACTTTGGACTAGCCAGGCTGGTGGTGGAGGAGAGGAATCAGAGCAGAACATCTTCTATGGAGCGGCCTGCAAAGGGGACACTGACAGAACTCCGTAAACCTGACCGGAGAAAACGGTACACTGTTGTGGGAAACCCCTACTGGATGGCACCTGAGATGATCCGAG GAAAAACCTACAATGAAATGGTGGACATCTTTTCCTTTGGAATTATGATATGTGAG ATTATAGGTAGAGTGAGTGCAGACCCTGACTATCTTCCCCGGACAAACGATTTTGGGCTAAATGTAGATGGTTTTCTGCAAAAGTACCACCCTCGACATTGTCCCTTGCCTTTCCTGCCAGTGGCTGTCCTCTGCTGTAACATGGATGCTGAAAAACG GCCTTCCTTTTCAAAGCTGGAGGAGTGGCTGGAGAACTTGCTGATGCACCTGAACATCGGTCTGCCTCTACTTTCGGAATTAGAGCATCTCTGCACAGCCTTCTGGCAAAAACACATCCCCCAAAACCAGGACAAGACCCTTAATCCTCATACAGAGTTCCACTGTTCACAGAGCCCTGATGACGAGCATGGTTCAGATGATGCAAATAATCACACAGATACTAATCGCCATTGTCAGAACCAAGAACAAAGTGGTGCACCGGACAGCTATTTTGATGGACAccaacaaatgcataaaaacaatgaCTTGAGGACAGAGAACAATAACTCTGGTTTGAGCACAGCATGCAAAAACCATTCACAAGACAACAGCCTGAGCTGCAGCTTGACAAGAACAGATCTGGGCAATAATGGGTCTGAAACTTATGAACATGATAGCCTCTCAGGCCACAAGCCTTCACAACCCCTGCAGGTAAACAACTCTATGCTAAGCCAGTCAAAACGGCCCATAGGGAGCAGTAGAGTGCTGTGGGACAGATCTACAGATGACAGCTCTTTTCTTTGA
- the LOC137107998 gene encoding LIM domain kinase 1-like isoform X3: MLIGDGDTYTLVERSKLYCGNCFSQGVESTAKSASPLTKSTHMVALVSLPPLSDGRRGLTVATNPSQDQTPVVTVSELDSAVLSPDLLSSVHIGDQVLEINGIPVRNIFPDEINRLIEDTSRPLQLTTEHNPHSPDGLLHPNNHQDSINCLDPSVRDKLASTRMLHSLEEEPSPGQKTEEHTKMRLSPPQHHRTQGMRSRPILRSCSIDKCPLSPGTHSLLSQKREMVRSESLRLDPGDRIHRIFRPSDLIHGEVLGKGCFGQAVKVTHQETGEVMVIKELISFDEETQKTFLKEVKVMRCLDHPNVLKFIGLFYKDKRINFVSEYIQGGSLRESIMKMSEDFSWNIRVSYAKDIAAGMAYLHSMNVIHRDLNSYNCLVRENQSVVVADFGLARLVVEERNQSRTSSMERPAKGTLTELRKPDRRKRYTVVGNPYWMAPEMIRGKTYNEMVDIFSFGIMICEIIGRVSADPDYLPRTNDFGLNVDGFLQKYHPRHCPLPFLPVAVLCCNMDAEKRPSFSKLEEWLENLLMHLNIGLPLLSELEHLCTAFWQKHIPQNQDKTLNPHTEFHCSQSPDDEHGSDDANNHTDTNRHCQNQEQSGAPDSYFDGHQQMHKNNDLRTENNNSGLSTACKNHSQDNSLSCSLTRTDLGNNGSETYEHDSLSGHKPSQPLQVNNSMLSQSKRPIGSSRVLWDRSTDDSSFL, translated from the exons ATGCTCATCGGAGATGGAGACACCTACACACTTGTTGAGCGTTCCAAACTTTACTG TGGCAACTGTTTCAGTCAGGGTGTAGAATCAACTGCAAAGTCAGCTTCTCCCCTAACAAAGAGTACCCACATGGTGGCGCTGGTTTCTCTCCCTCCGCTCTCAGATGGTCGACGAGGCCTGACTGTGGCCACTAATCCCAGCCAAGACCAAACCCCAGTTGTCACAGTGTCAGA GTTAGACTCAGCTGTCCTCAGCCCTGACCTGCTGTCGTCTGTCCACATTGGTGACCAAGTTCTTGAGATTAATGGCATCCCAGTCCGTAACATTTTCCCAGATGAG ATAAACCGTCTGATAGAGGACACAAGCAGACCACTGCAGCTGACCACTGAACACAACCCACACTCCCCTGATGGACTCCTTCATCCAAACAATCACCAGGACAGCATCAATTGTCTTGACCCATCTGTCCGTGACAAACTTGCTTCAACCCGCATGCTTCACAGTCTGGAAGAAGAGCCGAGTCCAGGGCAAAAGACAGAAGAACATACAAAGATGAGACTCTCACCACCTCAGCACCACAGAACCCAAGGAATGCGATCCAGACCCATCCT acGCAGCTGCAGTATCGATAAGTGTCCTCTATCCCCTGGAACACATTCGCTTTTATCTCAAAAAAGAGAGATGGTTCGTTCAGAGTCCCTTCGTTTGGACCCTGGAGATAGGATACACCGCATCTTTAGACCTTCAGACCTCATTCATGGAGAAGTGCTTGGTAAAGGCTGCTTTGGACAGGCTGTCAAG GTGACACATCAGGAGACAGGGGAGGTGATGGTGATAAAGGAGTTGATAAGTTTTGACGAAGAGACACAGAAGACTTTCTTAAAGGAG GTGAAGGTGATGCGCTGTCTGGACCATCCTAATGTTCTCAAGTTCATTGGACTGTTTTATAAAGACAAACGGATAAACTTTGTCTCAGAATACATCCAGGGAGGATCTCTAAGAGAAAGCATCATGAAGATG AGCGAAGATTTTTCCTGGAATATAAGAGTGAGTTATGCCAAAGATATTGCAGCAGGAATG GCCTATCTACACTCCATGAATGTCATCCACCGAGATCTAAACTCATACAACTGCCTGGTCAGAGAG AATCAGTCTGTAGTGGTGGCAGACTTTGGACTAGCCAGGCTGGTGGTGGAGGAGAGGAATCAGAGCAGAACATCTTCTATGGAGCGGCCTGCAAAGGGGACACTGACAGAACTCCGTAAACCTGACCGGAGAAAACGGTACACTGTTGTGGGAAACCCCTACTGGATGGCACCTGAGATGATCCGAG GAAAAACCTACAATGAAATGGTGGACATCTTTTCCTTTGGAATTATGATATGTGAG ATTATAGGTAGAGTGAGTGCAGACCCTGACTATCTTCCCCGGACAAACGATTTTGGGCTAAATGTAGATGGTTTTCTGCAAAAGTACCACCCTCGACATTGTCCCTTGCCTTTCCTGCCAGTGGCTGTCCTCTGCTGTAACATGGATGCTGAAAAACG GCCTTCCTTTTCAAAGCTGGAGGAGTGGCTGGAGAACTTGCTGATGCACCTGAACATCGGTCTGCCTCTACTTTCGGAATTAGAGCATCTCTGCACAGCCTTCTGGCAAAAACACATCCCCCAAAACCAGGACAAGACCCTTAATCCTCATACAGAGTTCCACTGTTCACAGAGCCCTGATGACGAGCATGGTTCAGATGATGCAAATAATCACACAGATACTAATCGCCATTGTCAGAACCAAGAACAAAGTGGTGCACCGGACAGCTATTTTGATGGACAccaacaaatgcataaaaacaatgaCTTGAGGACAGAGAACAATAACTCTGGTTTGAGCACAGCATGCAAAAACCATTCACAAGACAACAGCCTGAGCTGCAGCTTGACAAGAACAGATCTGGGCAATAATGGGTCTGAAACTTATGAACATGATAGCCTCTCAGGCCACAAGCCTTCACAACCCCTGCAGGTAAACAACTCTATGCTAAGCCAGTCAAAACGGCCCATAGGGAGCAGTAGAGTGCTGTGGGACAGATCTACAGATGACAGCTCTTTTCTTTGA
- the LOC137107998 gene encoding LIM domain kinase 1-like isoform X4: MVALVSLPPLSDGRRGLTVATNPSQDQTPVVTVSELDSAVLSPDLLSSVHIGDQVLEINGIPVRNIFPDEINRLIEDTSRPLQLTTEHNPHSPDGLLHPNNHQDSINCLDPSVRDKLASTRMLHSLEEEPSPGQKTEEHTKMRLSPPQHHRTQGMRSRPILRSCSIDKCPLSPGTHSLLSQKREMVRSESLRLDPGDRIHRIFRPSDLIHGEVLGKGCFGQAVKVTHQETGEVMVIKELISFDEETQKTFLKEVKVMRCLDHPNVLKFIGLFYKDKRINFVSEYIQGGSLRESIMKMSEDFSWNIRVSYAKDIAAGMAYLHSMNVIHRDLNSYNCLVRENQSVVVADFGLARLVVEERNQSRTSSMERPAKGTLTELRKPDRRKRYTVVGNPYWMAPEMIRGKTYNEMVDIFSFGIMICEIIGRVSADPDYLPRTNDFGLNVDGFLQKYHPRHCPLPFLPVAVLCCNMDAEKRPSFSKLEEWLENLLMHLNIGLPLLSELEHLCTAFWQKHIPQNQDKTLNPHTEFHCSQSPDDEHGSDDANNHTDTNRHCQNQEQSGAPDSYFDGHQQMHKNNDLRTENNNSGLSTACKNHSQDNSLSCSLTRTDLGNNGSETYEHDSLSGHKPSQPLQVNNSMLSQSKRPIGSSRVLWDRSTDDSSFL; the protein is encoded by the exons ATGGTGGCGCTGGTTTCTCTCCCTCCGCTCTCAGATGGTCGACGAGGCCTGACTGTGGCCACTAATCCCAGCCAAGACCAAACCCCAGTTGTCACAGTGTCAGA GTTAGACTCAGCTGTCCTCAGCCCTGACCTGCTGTCGTCTGTCCACATTGGTGACCAAGTTCTTGAGATTAATGGCATCCCAGTCCGTAACATTTTCCCAGATGAG ATAAACCGTCTGATAGAGGACACAAGCAGACCACTGCAGCTGACCACTGAACACAACCCACACTCCCCTGATGGACTCCTTCATCCAAACAATCACCAGGACAGCATCAATTGTCTTGACCCATCTGTCCGTGACAAACTTGCTTCAACCCGCATGCTTCACAGTCTGGAAGAAGAGCCGAGTCCAGGGCAAAAGACAGAAGAACATACAAAGATGAGACTCTCACCACCTCAGCACCACAGAACCCAAGGAATGCGATCCAGACCCATCCT acGCAGCTGCAGTATCGATAAGTGTCCTCTATCCCCTGGAACACATTCGCTTTTATCTCAAAAAAGAGAGATGGTTCGTTCAGAGTCCCTTCGTTTGGACCCTGGAGATAGGATACACCGCATCTTTAGACCTTCAGACCTCATTCATGGAGAAGTGCTTGGTAAAGGCTGCTTTGGACAGGCTGTCAAG GTGACACATCAGGAGACAGGGGAGGTGATGGTGATAAAGGAGTTGATAAGTTTTGACGAAGAGACACAGAAGACTTTCTTAAAGGAG GTGAAGGTGATGCGCTGTCTGGACCATCCTAATGTTCTCAAGTTCATTGGACTGTTTTATAAAGACAAACGGATAAACTTTGTCTCAGAATACATCCAGGGAGGATCTCTAAGAGAAAGCATCATGAAGATG AGCGAAGATTTTTCCTGGAATATAAGAGTGAGTTATGCCAAAGATATTGCAGCAGGAATG GCCTATCTACACTCCATGAATGTCATCCACCGAGATCTAAACTCATACAACTGCCTGGTCAGAGAG AATCAGTCTGTAGTGGTGGCAGACTTTGGACTAGCCAGGCTGGTGGTGGAGGAGAGGAATCAGAGCAGAACATCTTCTATGGAGCGGCCTGCAAAGGGGACACTGACAGAACTCCGTAAACCTGACCGGAGAAAACGGTACACTGTTGTGGGAAACCCCTACTGGATGGCACCTGAGATGATCCGAG GAAAAACCTACAATGAAATGGTGGACATCTTTTCCTTTGGAATTATGATATGTGAG ATTATAGGTAGAGTGAGTGCAGACCCTGACTATCTTCCCCGGACAAACGATTTTGGGCTAAATGTAGATGGTTTTCTGCAAAAGTACCACCCTCGACATTGTCCCTTGCCTTTCCTGCCAGTGGCTGTCCTCTGCTGTAACATGGATGCTGAAAAACG GCCTTCCTTTTCAAAGCTGGAGGAGTGGCTGGAGAACTTGCTGATGCACCTGAACATCGGTCTGCCTCTACTTTCGGAATTAGAGCATCTCTGCACAGCCTTCTGGCAAAAACACATCCCCCAAAACCAGGACAAGACCCTTAATCCTCATACAGAGTTCCACTGTTCACAGAGCCCTGATGACGAGCATGGTTCAGATGATGCAAATAATCACACAGATACTAATCGCCATTGTCAGAACCAAGAACAAAGTGGTGCACCGGACAGCTATTTTGATGGACAccaacaaatgcataaaaacaatgaCTTGAGGACAGAGAACAATAACTCTGGTTTGAGCACAGCATGCAAAAACCATTCACAAGACAACAGCCTGAGCTGCAGCTTGACAAGAACAGATCTGGGCAATAATGGGTCTGAAACTTATGAACATGATAGCCTCTCAGGCCACAAGCCTTCACAACCCCTGCAGGTAAACAACTCTATGCTAAGCCAGTCAAAACGGCCCATAGGGAGCAGTAGAGTGCTGTGGGACAGATCTACAGATGACAGCTCTTTTCTTTGA
- the septin4a gene encoding LOW QUALITY PROTEIN: septin 4a (The sequence of the model RefSeq protein was modified relative to this genomic sequence to represent the inferred CDS: substituted 1 base at 1 genomic stop codon), protein MEHMSSPVRFRSSKKGTSAFYXAPLSTLSIEDQDDTQFSYTMRDFLPMSLPCEHASANREAEGTGAFGTLSGTYPLPRTISCHPPGSPTLHHRPSRAGADTEVLSLPMRRQLVSQVSLDSSLCSASRPQSPWGCFDHYDSAEDQDKEYVGFSTLPNQVHRKTVKKGFTFTLMVAGESGLGKSTLINSLFLTDLYKHRKVPNAEERISQTVDIIKHTIGIEEKGIKLKFTIIDTPGFGDSVNNTGSWKHIEDYIDQQFEQYFRDESGLNRRNIQDNRVHCCLYFISPFGHGLRPLDVECMKALHEKVNIIPVLAKADSLTQAEVSRKKMNIREEIKLFGINIYQFPECDSDEDEDFKKQDQILKNSIPFAVIGSNVQVESKGRKFRGRVYPWGVVEVENPAHSDFLLLRNMLVRTHMQDLKDVTRETHYESYRAQCIQNMTRMVVQERKRSLHEKYRERSEVDFPLPLAVVDSEKERLIFEKDEELRRMQEVLERIQKEMQHSQRGGC, encoded by the exons ATGGAGCACATGTCTTCACCGGTCAGGTTCCGCAGCAGCAAAAAAGGTACGTCTGCATTTTACTGAGCACCT CTGTCCACTTTGTCCATCGAGGACCAGGATGACACCCAGTTTTCTTACACCATGAGGGATTTTCTTCCTATGTCTCTGCCTTGTGAACACGCATCAGCCAATCGTGAGGCAGAGGGAACTGGGGCATTCGGTACCCTATCCGGTACTTATCCTCTGCCCCGTACAATTTCCTGCCATCCCCCTGGCTCTCCGACACTCCATCACAGACCAAGTCGTGCAGGGGCAGACACAGAGGTTCTGTCTCTGCCAATGAGGAGGCAACTTGTCTCTCAAGTGTCTCTGGACTCATCTCTGTGCTCAGCCTCCCGTCCACAGAGTCCATGGGGATGCTTTGACCACTATGACTCTGCAGAG GACCAGGACAAAGAATATGTGGGTTTTTCAACATTGCCCAACCAGGTTCATAGAAAGACAGTGAAGAAAGGTTTCACATTTACACTTATGGTGGCAG GAGAGTCTGGCCTCGGGAAATCCACACTAATCAACAGTTTGTTCCTCACTGACCTCTACAAACACAGGAAGGTCCCTAATGCAGAAG AACGAATCAGTCAAACAGTCGACATCATCAAACACACCATTGGCATCGAGGAAAAAGGAATCAAACTGAAGTTTACCATCATAGACACACCTGGCTTCGGAGATTCTGTCAACAACACAGGAAG CTGGAAGCATATAGAAGACTACATCGATCAGCAGTTTGAGCAGTACTTCCGAGATGAAAGCGGTTTGAATAGAAGGAACATCCAGGACAACAGAGTTCACTGCTGCCTCTACTTCATCTCTCCATTTGGCCACGG tctGCGACCTTTGGATGTGGAATGCATGAAGGCCTTGCATGAAAAAGTCAACATAATTCCTGTACTGGCCAAAGCTGACAGCCTGACACAAGCAGAGGTCTCCAGAAAGAAGATGAAT ATCAGAGAGGAGATCAAGCTGTTTGGGATCAACATCTACCAGTTTCCCGAGTGTGATTCAGATGAGGATGAAGACTTTAAGAAACAGGACCAGATACTCAAG AACAGCATCCCCTTTGCAGTAATCGGGAGTAATGTTCAGGTGGAGAGTAAAGGTCGCAAGTTCAGGGGTCGTGTTTACCCCTGGGGTGTGGTAGAAG TGGAAAACCCGGCTCACTCTGACTTCCTGCTGCTGAGGAACATGCTGGTGAGGACGCACATGCAGGATCTGAAGGATGTAACGCGGGAGACGCACTACGAAAGCTACAGAGCACAGTGCATCCAGAACATGACGCGTATGGTGGTGCAGGAGAGGAAACGCAG TTTGCATGAGAAGTACCGAGAGAGGAGCGAGGTAGACTTTCCTCTGCCACTGGCCGTCGTTGACTCTGAGAAGGAAAGACTCATCtttgagaaagatgaagag CTGAGAAGGATGCAGGAGGTGCTGGAGAGGATTCAGAAGGAGATGCAGCACAGTCAGAGAGGCGGCTGTTGA